A portion of the Thermoplasmatales archaeon genome contains these proteins:
- the gcvT gene encoding glycine cleavage system aminomethyltransferase GcvT, translated as MKTALYELHKELGATFTNFMGYEMPLKYASVNEEHLNVRRNVGIFDVSHMGKVFLKGKNIKEFISKITVERGEKIEQGKGAYTLLLDQNAHIIDDELFFNLGNEHLFIPNSGMQKKIIEWMEKNNEEGIEIEDANDSYSIIAVQGKFSQETLQEIITPFNLQFFGCIELKKENFKIDFNGRCILSRSGYTGEKGYEMYISPAEEAEKMFRALLKEGKKYGIMPVGLAARDTLRLEKGFMLASNEFAGGRNPVEAGLEWCIDWNHEFIGKNALLEFKKKEEYEKLAFLECIDSGIPRHGEDVIKDGVKIGNVTSGGFSPCLKKGIAMAYIRKSYINIGSEVEIKGRKNIRAKIIKPPFVGKDAC; from the coding sequence ATGAAAACCGCATTATATGAATTGCATAAAGAGCTTGGGGCAACTTTTACAAATTTCATGGGATATGAAATGCCTCTCAAATATGCTTCTGTAAATGAAGAGCATTTAAATGTTCGTAGAAATGTTGGAATTTTTGATGTAAGCCATATGGGAAAAGTTTTTTTGAAAGGTAAAAATATAAAAGAGTTCATAAGTAAAATTACTGTTGAAAGAGGGGAAAAAATAGAGCAAGGGAAAGGAGCATATACACTGCTTCTGGACCAAAATGCTCACATAATAGATGATGAGTTATTTTTTAATTTAGGAAACGAGCACCTGTTTATTCCAAATTCTGGAATGCAAAAAAAAATTATTGAATGGATGGAAAAAAACAATGAAGAAGGGATTGAAATAGAAGATGCAAATGATAGTTACTCAATAATTGCAGTGCAGGGCAAATTTTCACAGGAAACACTGCAGGAGATAATCACTCCTTTTAATTTGCAATTTTTTGGATGCATCGAATTGAAAAAAGAAAATTTTAAGATAGATTTTAATGGAAGATGCATATTATCAAGAAGTGGATATACAGGTGAGAAGGGTTATGAAATGTATATATCCCCAGCTGAAGAAGCGGAAAAGATGTTCAGGGCATTGCTTAAGGAAGGAAAAAAATACGGTATAATGCCCGTTGGCTTGGCAGCAAGAGATACATTAAGGCTTGAAAAAGGATTTATGCTTGCCTCAAACGAGTTTGCTGGAGGAAGAAATCCAGTGGAAGCGGGTTTGGAATGGTGCATCGACTGGAACCATGAATTTATAGGAAAAAATGCTCTACTTGAATTTAAGAAAAAAGAGGAGTATGAAAAGCTTGCATTTCTTGAATGCATTGATTCTGGTATTCCAAGACATGGAGAAGATGTAATCAAAGATGGTGTAAAAATAGGAAATGTAACTTCAGGCGGCTTTTCTCCCTGCCTCAAAAAAGGAATAGCGATGGCATACATAAGAAAATCCTATATAAACATTGGAAGTGAAGTTGAAATAAAAGGAAGGAAAAATATAAGGGCAAAAATTATAAAACCTCCCTTTGTAGGCAAAGATGCCTGCTAA
- a CDS encoding CDC48 family AAA ATPase, whose translation MPEEYVVRVEEAKPRDAGRGIARIDPEIAEEMKLTPGDVISIEGRKKTACIYWPGYGEDAGRGIIRIDGITRKNADAGIDDRVKIRKIKAKTAEKVVFSPLEDLRLVGAEEYLLHLLEGRVVTKGDIISINLMGRKIDLIVVGVSPSAEAVIIGTTTEIKVGEKTVMEGKVPHVTYEDIGGLEDEIKQVREMIELPLKHPELFERLGIEAPKGVLLHGPPGTGKTLLAKAVANETNANFYSLSGPEIMSKYYGESEENIRKIFKEAIDNAPSIIFIDEIDSIAPNREEVTGEVERRVVAQLLALMDGLEERGKVIVIGATNRINAIDPALRRPGRFDREIEIGIPDKKGRKEILEIHARGMPLSKDVNLDRLAEITHGYSGADLAALAREAAMRALRRILPEIDLEAEKIPSEILEKIEVTEKDFYEAFKSMSPSALREVVIESPNVKWDDIGGLEEAKQKLREAIEWPLKYQELFSHMKANPPKGILLYGPPGTGKTLLAKAVATESGANFISVKGPEFLSKWVGESEKAVRETFRKARQAAPCIIFFDEIDAIAPARGRTDTEVTERIISQMLTEMDGLEELRDVIVIAATNRPDMIDTALLRPGRFDRLIYIPPPDKEARKEILKIHLREKPVDSDVSIDELVEKMEGYTGADIAGVCNEAVMSAIRDYIKNGNKKIEELKICKRHFEEAMKNIKPIPKEEMEKYIRIAEEFER comes from the coding sequence ATGCCAGAAGAATATGTTGTTAGGGTTGAAGAGGCAAAACCAAGGGATGCAGGTAGAGGGATTGCAAGAATTGACCCAGAAATTGCTGAAGAAATGAAATTAACCCCTGGAGATGTTATATCAATTGAAGGAAGGAAAAAGACCGCCTGCATTTACTGGCCAGGATATGGCGAGGATGCGGGCAGAGGAATAATAAGGATAGATGGAATAACAAGAAAAAATGCTGACGCAGGGATAGATGATAGAGTTAAAATAAGAAAAATAAAAGCAAAAACTGCTGAAAAGGTTGTTTTCTCCCCTCTTGAGGATTTAAGGCTTGTTGGGGCTGAAGAATATCTGCTTCATTTGCTGGAAGGGAGAGTTGTCACAAAGGGGGATATAATATCAATAAACTTAATGGGAAGGAAAATAGATTTGATTGTAGTGGGTGTGTCTCCTTCTGCTGAAGCAGTAATAATTGGAACAACAACAGAAATTAAGGTTGGAGAAAAAACAGTGATGGAGGGAAAAGTTCCACATGTTACATATGAAGACATTGGAGGACTTGAAGATGAAATAAAGCAAGTCAGGGAAATGATAGAATTGCCGTTGAAGCATCCAGAACTTTTTGAAAGACTTGGTATAGAAGCACCAAAAGGAGTTTTGCTTCATGGTCCGCCTGGCACGGGCAAGACATTGCTTGCAAAAGCGGTTGCAAATGAAACAAATGCAAACTTTTATTCATTGAGCGGACCTGAAATAATGAGTAAGTATTATGGGGAGAGTGAGGAAAATATAAGAAAAATATTCAAAGAGGCAATAGATAATGCTCCATCAATAATTTTTATAGATGAAATCGATTCAATTGCTCCTAACAGGGAAGAAGTTACTGGAGAGGTTGAAAGAAGGGTTGTTGCACAACTTCTTGCTTTGATGGATGGGCTTGAAGAGAGAGGGAAGGTTATTGTTATAGGAGCAACAAATAGAATAAATGCCATCGACCCGGCTTTAAGGCGCCCCGGTAGGTTTGACAGGGAGATAGAAATAGGAATACCTGATAAGAAAGGAAGGAAAGAAATCCTTGAAATCCATGCACGCGGCATGCCCCTCTCAAAAGATGTAAATTTAGATAGGCTGGCAGAAATAACTCATGGCTATTCTGGAGCAGACTTAGCAGCCCTTGCAAGAGAGGCTGCGATGAGGGCTTTAAGGAGAATACTTCCAGAGATAGATCTGGAGGCGGAAAAAATACCGAGTGAAATTCTTGAAAAAATAGAAGTCACGGAAAAGGATTTCTACGAGGCATTTAAATCAATGAGTCCATCAGCTTTGAGAGAGGTTGTTATAGAAAGCCCGAATGTAAAATGGGATGATATTGGAGGACTTGAAGAAGCAAAGCAAAAATTGAGGGAAGCAATTGAATGGCCACTAAAATATCAAGAATTATTCTCTCACATGAAAGCAAATCCACCAAAAGGAATATTGCTTTATGGTCCGCCTGGCACTGGCAAGACATTGCTTGCAAAAGCAGTTGCTACAGAAAGTGGAGCAAATTTCATAAGTGTTAAGGGACCAGAATTTCTATCAAAATGGGTTGGAGAAAGCGAAAAGGCAGTAAGAGAAACTTTCCGCAAGGCAAGGCAGGCGGCGCCCTGCATAATATTCTTTGACGAAATTGATGCAATTGCCCCCGCAAGAGGGAGGACGGACACGGAAGTAACTGAGAGGATAATAAGCCAGATGCTAACTGAGATGGATGGGCTTGAAGAGCTGAGAGATGTGATTGTTATAGCTGCCACAAATAGGCCTGATATGATTGATACTGCGCTTCTTCGCCCTGGAAGATTTGACCGCCTTATATACATTCCCCCGCCTGATAAGGAGGCAAGAAAGGAAATATTAAAAATTCATTTAAGGGAAAAACCAGTTGATAGTGATGTAAGCATTGATGAACTCGTTGAAAAAATGGAGGGATATACTGGAGCGGATATAGCTGGGGTTTGCAATGAAGCGGTTATGTCTGCTATAAGAGATTATATAAAGAATGGAAATAAAAAAATAGAGGAACTAAAAATATGCAAGAGACATTTCGAGGAAGCGATGAAAAATATAAAACCTATTCCAAAGGAAGAGATGGAAAAATATATAAGAATAGCAGAAGAATTTGAGCGTTAG